GCGCAGCCAATACACGCTCGGCTTCTATCCTGCCCGGCCGGACGACGGACGCTATCATCAGCTCCACGTTAGAGTCCGCACCGGCGATCAGGTCCGCGCGCGGCGCGGATACATCGCGACGGCGTCGTAACCCTGCGCGCCTACAGGTTCTTCACAACACGAAACCCGTAATCCGTGTAGGCAAACTGCGGCGGCAGACTGCTGCGATGCGCAGCGCGCGAAGCCTTGATCTGGTGGCGCCACGAGCCGCCTCGCGAAACGCGCCGCGTTCCTGCTTCCGGACCGGTTGGATTCCGCTCGGGCGAGGACGCGTAATACTCCGCGGAGTACCAGTCCGTACACCATTCATGAACATTGTCCCCGATATTGAACAGGCCGTATCCATTGGGATGCCATTCCGCAACACGGCGCGGCCCCTTCCAGGTATGGGCGTTAAAGTATTCGATGGTGTCGGGCGTTTCATTCCCCCAGGCATACTCGCTGTCCTCGCGCCCTCCCCGGCATGCCTTTTCCCATTCCGCTTCTGTTGGAAGCCGGTATTCCTGCCCTTTCCTTCTCGAAAACCACTCGCAATAGGCAACTGCGGCAAACCAACTCACACCAACCACGGGTTGGCCGGGATCGGCAAAAACGGAACTGGACCAGCCGGAAGGTTCGGCGTAGCCGGTATCCGATAAGAAGCATTCATACTCGCGGCGGGTGGCAGCGGTTTCCGCGATTTCGAATGCATCCAGCCAGACGCGGTGCCGGGGACTCTCCCAGGAATAACGGTTGTCCGAACCCATCCAGAACCAACCTTGAGGAATCAAAACCATATATTTGAATCGTAGTGCAATCAGTCTCCGCTTAAGTTAGTATTGCCCCACCTGGAAACAAAAACAGCCCGGAGGAGTCTTATGGGTCTTCTGAGAATTGCTCGTACGCCCCTCGTGACGGTGAACCCCAATACAACCGTTATGGAAGCGGTTCGGATCATGGACACGGAAAGGATCGGCGCCGTCGCTGTGACTCAAGACGGCCGCCTTATCGGTATGTTCAGCGAGCGCGACTTGATGCTGCGCGTAGTATCCGAACGACAAGAGCCCGCGCGAATTCTAATTCAAGACGTCATGACCTCGCCGGTCGAAACCATTCATCGCGATTCAACGGCAGATGAAGCTCTGAAACTCATGCTCGAAAAGCACATCCGCCATCTGCCGATCGTCGACCGCGACGGCAAGCTCGCAGGAATGATTTCGATGAGAAGCCTTCTGCACGACAAGATCGCAGAGCTTACCGATCAGCTCGATTCACTGGAAGCGTACTTCACCGCTGATGGAGTCGGCGGTTAGTTAAGTCCATTGCACCATCGCATCATTGGAAGTTTTTGCAGTTCTAAATTTGAAATGCAGAAACCTCGAATGATGCAATGGTGCAATAGACTTAACTGACGTTCTGTCCAACGCGATTCGCAGCCAACTGTATGCGATCTTCCACGCAGGGATGGCTGTAGAAGATAAACTCGATAATCTTATTCGGCGTCTTGTTCGCGAGATTGATCTCCGCCAGCTTCTCCATGCTTGAAACGAATGCGAGCGCATCGCCCGTAATATCGAGCGCATAGAGGTCCGCTTCGGTTTCGAGCCGCCGGGAGAAGGAATTGACGAGCGGAAGGATCAGCAGGGACACGCCCGACATTACCAGGGCCAACAACGGGAAATTGGCGGCGTCCGCTATGCTTCGAAACCCGAAATGCAGGGAGAGCGCGGGCATGAGCCGGTGCGCCACATAAAACCCGCCGAAGGTCAGCGCCGATTGCAGTGCGAGGCTTTGCCAGATGTGGTTCTTGACGTGGTGGCACAGCTCGTGGGCCATAATCACTTCGATTTCTTCGCCCGAAAAGTTCTCGATCAATGTGTCTGAAACAATGATCCGGCGCGTGTTTCCCCAGCCGACGACGGCCGCGTTCGCCTTTCG
The Terriglobia bacterium genome window above contains:
- a CDS encoding SUMF1/EgtB/PvdO family nonheme iron enzyme; protein product: MVLIPQGWFWMGSDNRYSWESPRHRVWLDAFEIAETAATRREYECFLSDTGYAEPSGWSSSVFADPGQPVVGVSWFAAVAYCEWFSRRKGQEYRLPTEAEWEKACRGGREDSEYAWGNETPDTIEYFNAHTWKGPRRVAEWHPNGYGLFNIGDNVHEWCTDWYSAEYYASSPERNPTGPEAGTRRVSRGGSWRHQIKASRAAHRSSLPPQFAYTDYGFRVVKNL
- a CDS encoding CBS domain-containing protein → MGLLRIARTPLVTVNPNTTVMEAVRIMDTERIGAVAVTQDGRLIGMFSERDLMLRVVSERQEPARILIQDVMTSPVETIHRDSTADEALKLMLEKHIRHLPIVDRDGKLAGMISMRSLLHDKIAELTDQLDSLEAYFTADGVGG